Proteins encoded by one window of Hippoglossus hippoglossus isolate fHipHip1 chromosome 15, fHipHip1.pri, whole genome shotgun sequence:
- the LOC117775209 gene encoding synapse differentiation-inducing gene protein 1, translating to MEGEGEDQSRGEEAETFSTVGSSSARGGGGGGGDCRQNCLINTHRLGVEPRENRMSVYSAPQYQGHVVVSAPPQQEHGGTPTQLLNPSALLPHQVVVDPHLRPTPAFLPCLDGILQAWGEAGGGDCCETTFIEGLVPDASSSCAATAKEAMLFTEGRFLNFPRDNTKIHTLSYEIDDDDEFQELESDYSSESESEDTFLLIPPRDHLGLSVFSMLCCFWPLGIAAFYLSHKTNKSVSKGDFHLASSSSRRALFLAVLSITIGTGIYVGVGVALIAYLSKNHHW from the exons atggagggagaaggagaggaccAGAGTCGAGGAGAAGAGGCTGAAACCTTCTCTACAGTGGGGTCATCTTCAgcccgaggaggaggaggaggaggtggcgaCTGCAGACAAAATTGCCTCATTAACACCCACAGGCTGGGGGTGGAGCCACGAGAGAATCGGATGTCTGTGTACTCAGCTCCTCAGTATCAGGGTCATGTGGTGGTGAGTGCCCCCCCTCAGCAGGAGCATGGCGGCACTCCTACTCAGCTCCTGAACCCTAGTGCCCTCCTCCCTCACCAGGTGGTGGTGGACCCCCACCTCAGGCCGACCCCAGCCTTCCTCCCCTGCCTAGACGGTATCCTGCAGGCAtggggggaggcagggggaggTGACTGCTGCGAGACCACCTTCATTGAGGGGCTTGTTCCTGATGCTTCCTCGTCCTGCGCCGCCACCGCAAAGGAGGCGATGCTGTTCACTGAGGGGAGGTTTCTGAATTTTCCTAGAGATAACACAAAGATTCACACGTTGTCGTACGAAATCGACGATGACGATGAGTTCCAGGAGCTGGAG AGTGATTACTCCAGCGAATCAGAGAGCGAGGACACCTTCCTGTTAATACCTCCCAGAGATCACCTCGGTCTCAGCGTCTTCTCCATGCTCTGCTGCTTCTGGCCACTGGGCATCGCAGCGTTCTACCTGTCACACaag ACCAATAAGTCAGTGTCTAAAGGAGACTTCCATCTTGCCAGCTCCAGCTCGAGGAGGGCTCTCTTCCTGGCCGTATTGTCAATCACTATTGGGACAGGTATCTATGTGGGTGTGGGCGTGGCACTCATCGCCTACCTTTCCAAGAACCACCACTGGTAG